The DNA window ggcggcgtgaGGGCCACGGCGCTGCCAGGCTCCTCGGATAGAACTTCGTCCTCGATGTCCTGCGGGACCGCGCACGTGTAGTAGTTGATGATGGTCGGGCGGCCGAACGACACACCCAGGAGGCAGTCGAGGCCGGCCACGGTCCAGAACACTCGGCGACGGATCTCGGCCTCTTTCTGTGAGATGCGAGGGTCAAGATGCGCCGGGTCGACGTgcaggccaagcgcgaTGACTTGGCGCACGAGTGAGCCGGTGAGAGCCCACGCGTCGGCGGCACGCTCACTGTGCAGCAGATACACGTTGATGAGGATCTGGGACTGGACAGTGTGTATCGTCGGGCTGGAGAGGAACGAGCACAGGCGCAGCGCCTGGTACGCGGCCGAGAGGTACAGTTCACTCTGCAGGCGCGACGTCGTGAGGTCCTTGTCGCCCGCGGCCCGTCCCGTGTGAGGAGGGGACggcttgccgtcgccaaagatctcgctcgcgctcgagcggATCATGCATCCGAGCGAGCAGATCATGATGAACAGCGACAGCTCCTGGAGCGGGTGGGAGCGCTTTTCGGTACTGCTGAGGGTGAAGAAGTGACGGAAGCTCGCGCACAAGTCGGGAAGGACCCACGCCTCAAAGAGGACGgcgatctcgtcgacgaaCGCTTCGagcagcagctcggcgtcctcgggcGACGGAAGCAAACCAAGGATCTCGTCGATAAAGTTGTCGTGGCTCCAGATGGTCGTGAATGGGAACGTCTTTCGGGTCGAGAACCAGCCCGTGAATGCGAGATCCTCGGGGATCTCGGCAtggtccttgcccttgccgaTGACGATCTCACGCAGGCGTCGGAATAGGGGTTTACCAGCCGGCGCACCGAGGAACGTCTTGCTGCCCTGCTTGTCGCTGACAAGGTCCTCGCCCGGTAGTGAGGCGGCGTTGTAAGGCTCGGCGTAATGTGGGCGGTTGAGGCTGACAGTGCTTTCCGGCGACGCGTCCGATGCTGTCGGAGTGTTGGCGCTCCACGCTGTGCcggcgccgacctcgccaagtTTGAACTTTGCAAACCGGTCGACAATGACCCTTcgcttgtcgtcggcggtggCTGGTCCTGCGATGCTGCCCATGTTGGTCGTATTGACTGTAGCCTGCTGCTGTGCCTGAGTCTGGTTACGGGGCGGATGCCGTTGACGAAGTTCGCGCACGACCTgttcgagctcggcgatgcGGCGGCGTAAGCGGTCCGTCTCAATGACCTCGGGGTCGTTTCTGATGTTAGCTAGTCACTACTGATGACGCCAGGGTTTTGGCAACCGACTCTAACCCAGTTCCCAGCGCCTCCaacgccaccgccactgTTCCTTGCAGACTTACGGATcacgcgcctcgtcgacctcgtacACACACGACCCAGTCAGTCCGAGCGCCGTGCAGCGCCCGCACGGCCGTCTGCGGTCGCACTTTCGCTTGTGGTTGTGACATGGCACGCAAGACCGGATGGTGCGGTTACGCTTACGCTTACGGTGGTCGACCTTTGGTTCGGGCTCTTCGGCGGGAACAGATGGAGCCATCTCGTCGCGTTCGCTCTTGACCTGAATCGGAGAAAGGAGTTGCCCGTCGGATGTGTTTGGCCTCGATCCGTTATGTTCGCGCGTGCCGGTAGGGGATACGTCTTGCCTCGGCCATGGGAATGCGCCCATGGGATACTGGCCACCGGGGGGCGGCATCGCTGTGGGGTCAAAGCGTTCCGAGCGCGCCTGTTGCGGTGGGCGCGCAGGCGTCATATGTTGCGCGGCAGCTACTGCGGCCTGTACGTCGTATCCTGCGCCGGGTATGAACATTTGCGGGTTGTAGGCTGCCTGGCCCTGCCAGTTGCTGTATGATGGGGCTAGGCGGTGTGCATAGTCGCCTTGGACGAACTGCGGGGCGGGTGGACGGGCTGGTTGGCCAGGCAGCTGCATGGGAGGTCGGGCTCCTCTTTGATCCATTGTGTAAGGAGAGTTGGGGTTCATGCGCCAGGCGATGCAATGGGATagggagggaagggtggGCGGGGTTGAGTGGTGGGCCGGGGTaggtgttggtgttgagAGTACGGGTCGATTGATTGGTGGGGAATGCTACTTCTATTGCGATTGAGGCCTTATGGCCTGGATAGTAAAGGTGGGAATGGGATGGAGACGTTGATGTAGGTTGTCAAGTAGTTTGTGAATGTTCTCGACTCTTAGCACGAGAATGATTGACAAACTGTGGATAGTGGATGCGATGGGCTTGAACCGACCGATCAACCACCCAACTGCCAACTGAGGACTAGGGAATCCTAGGTAAGGAGCGGGATCTATTTGGTAGTGGGTGGAGCCGGTGGAGGTCTCCAAGGTCTAGTGGTTTGTGTTGGGTGCGAGTGGGTGTAGATGTCTCACTCACGTCCTCGCAATGCCTGATAGTGTTGGGATGTGCGGAGATGGGGCGGGCGATAGGCAAGTGGATGGGATGGATAGAGATGGGTGTAGAGGGGCAAACCAACTTGCTAAGAACAAGGCAGGTTACGTAGGTGATTAAGCAGTGCAATGCGGGGTCATGGAATCATGTGGCCTACTGTTcggtggcgagtggcgTAGCGTCAACTACAAAGGGCCAGCTACAGAAATTGCCACACTCGTCTAGAGTTGACGAGAAGAGTAAGGGAGATCAAATGCATTTGCATTTGTACACCTTCCCAATATGCCCAATATCAAGCTATAAGCTATGCTCCACACTTTTAAATCACCCAAAATCACAGACGTCATACATTCATCGATCCTTAGAGTTTGCTCCACCTAAAACAATCCAAGCGTGTTCCAGCTACAACCTCCCAGTCGCAGTCTCCGGTTCTCCAGCTGACCTGAATCACAGATGATTCAGGGCTCCATTGGATCGGGGCCTAATGGAGCTCCAGTTGGTCAGCATGCTCTAGATGTGCTCTAATAGTAGTCTTCTCTAGTTGACCTGGATGCAAAGAAAGACCCGTGTACTGCGAGGATTAGGCACTGTTACGCTGGTACGTTGTTACGCTGATCGCGAGAGATGAGCTCCCAAGTCAGACTCATGTCAATATGCCTGGGCTCGCTTCACTTCATTATTCCTTCATGGCCAGGGCTTACTTGCCATCTCATCACGGGCAGGAGATCATCACCGCCCTCACCCCTTACTCCCCATATCCTCATatcccccttcccccatTCAGATCCACTTGACGTTGATTTAGCATCCCACGCTTGTGTAATTGTACAGATCGGCTTAGCCTATCGAGGTACGAAGGTTTGTCACTTTGGCGATAGTAGCATCCTCCAATGGGCCAACAACGGTTGTTGCCGTCGCTAGGCCATAGACAACTGGATCATGTCCAATCTACAAGCCACCTGCTCACAAGGTCAGCCTCAGTCAATCTCAGTCAGCCTCAGCATCATACTCATACGTGCCACAATGACGTCACTTCGAGATCCCTCCTTGTAATGGCGGGCAAAGGCGGGCAAAGACCTTACTGATTCGCGTGGGTGCACCACTGCATCGCTACAACTACATGTTGGCGCTACTAGTACAAACTCCCCTGGGTCTAGTCCTCCGTGACTGCTCACTGCCCACTGCTCACTGCTCAATGCTCGGCGACATACGGTGTCGCTAACTCAACCGCGTGCTCTCAATGTGCGAGAGTGAACGACGGTCGGCATGCCGTGTTGCCCGCTTCGGGCAGCTCCGCGCTCAGCCAAGCCCGCTCAACCACTCTTCTCTTCGCACTATTGCGTCATACGCTTCTTGACAATCCTGTCCAGCtgcttctcgagcttgttggcgaggttggcatACTGGTTTTTGTCGCCGTTGTACTGCCGACAATTGGCGAAGATCAGGCGCGCGTCAGCGACAAAGTCGTCCATGCTGTTGTAGTGGTTGTTCTCGAGCTTATGCTCCATCTTGCTCAggtctggcgtcagcaaGCTCCAACAAACGACGCACCCATGGGGTTCGTGATGACGTTGTAAtagtcgacgacgacgctgcTGTCGACGGGCTTGACGAACGGCCACGAACTCGGGTCGTTCTGCAGGTCGTTGAGGATCTGCTGCATCACCGCAAAGTACGGGTTGCGCTTGGGCTGTCTCATGCTGATGTCAGAGGGGGAGAGATTGTCTACTCACATCTCGTCCAAATCCGGGTTCCAACCACTCTCGGCTAGTCCGGGGATGTCCTCCTTCGGGAGCGTCAGGCTCCCAggcttggcgtccttgaaGACCTTCAGGCCCGGGCGAATGACATGGCTCTGTGAGATCTGGCGGATCTTGGCTGCCACGGCCGCCTTCTGGTCCGCCAGCATCTGGTTGACCTCCGCATACACGACCTTGGGGAGCATCGTGCACTGCATGATAGTTCCGCCTTCATAGTCCTTGATGTAGCCGACCCACTGCTTGCGTGGGTACGTGATCTCCTTCTTGAATCCCTGCTTCTTGAAGTACCCGACAGCATAGTTGTCTGCGTACGTGAGGAACGTGTCGATCGTCGGGTGATTCTTGCGTACGtggtccttgagcgcgttcATTACGTGCGAACCATAGCCCTTGACCTGCTCGCTGCTGTCGACTGCACAGAAGACAATCTCGGCAAACCCTTGTCGCTCAAACGGCCGGTAGCAGATGCCACCTACCACGCGGTAGCCGTACTTAACGATTGCGAGGGTGATATGGTTCGGATCGAGCACTAAGCGTGCAATGTACTCTCTCGGCATCTTGGGTAGCTGCTTCATGAACAGGTTcttggcgccgacgagtAAGATCCATTGTACCTCgtctggcgcgcgcgaggatgCGACCATCATCCGGATTTCGTTGTTCGTCTGCTCCAGCGCAGCAGGTCGCAACGGCAGAATGGGTAACTCCCAATTGCGCCACAtgttgacgtcgacgtgcgcttgctcctcgtcgccctcgtcgcccgcagcgcgcgcgatcGCCTGGTCCTCACGCTGCCgttccttctccttggcctcggcgcggcgccgccGTTCTCGGTCGTCTAATTCTGGCCGGCGCGCTGCGAGCGGCGtgtcatcgtcatcgtctgAGCCCTCAAGCCCGCCTCCGCCAGAGGGGCCAGAGATGGAGCCGATCGTCCGAGCGGTCGTCCCCTTgccgcccttcttcttaCCAGCGCGGCTCGGCTGCTTGCCCACGCCCTTCCCATTCGCCTCGCCGTTGGCAGGCCCTTCTCGCCCAGGCTTCTCAGGCGACCGCGACCCGGACGCAGATGTGCGCATGCGCTTTCTAGGTCGCCCGTCCTCACCGTCCTCGCTGAACGGGGTGCCGTTCTCCATCGAGTCAAAGCCACCCAACCGCGAGACGGGATTCTTGCCCGCTGGGTGCTTGCCAGCAGGCTGCGGCTTGGCAAACTCGGAGAGCTGTCTTCTCAACGACTCGGTTGCCTCGATATGTGGTGTGGGGAACGTGGTCAAGCAATTCTCCTCCTGGCCGTCAGCATAGTCAGTCACACGACCCACCTCTAACATCTCTTCGATGCGGCCCGCGACCTTCTCCCTCCGTCTTCTCTCGGGGTGGTTCACGTCCTCTGAGAACACATGCCCCGactcctcccacccgtGCGAACACGCGCCGCACTGTCTCCACCACCCTTCCTCGGTGCGCCACGCAGCCgccggctcgtcgtcggcgtcgcccatctcgacgtcctcgccagtGTCGAGTACGACGTTGCTGCCTGATGGTGGTTCGAGGCCGGAGCAATCGCACCCGTCGGCAGTGCAGGGAAGGAAGCGTGCCATCTTGAacttgcgctcgcgctcgggGATCTTGGTAGTGTCCTTGGGCGCGGGAGGGTAGCGGAAGGTCGTGCCGGAAGGAAGCGCCGTGGTAGCCGGGACGGCCGCCTTggtctcgtcggcgtcatcgtcgtcttcctcctcgtcctcgtcctcatcctcttcctcttcgtcgtcttcttcctcctcatcctcctcctcctcctcctcgtcttcttcctcttcttcgtcgtcgtcatcgtcttcctcatcttcgtcctcgtcgtcgacctcgtcttccgccgcctcctcgtcttctgCGTCTTCAGCATCGCCCTCTGCCACTCTCTCCACTGTGCCCGCATCACCCTCCGccgtctccttctcctgctcgtcgaggtcccCGAGCATCTGCGTGAggtcgacattgtcgagaTCGCCGAGAGTGGCAAGGTCGACTTCGGGGAGGTCGCTGCCCATATGTTCGGTCAgcgcgtcgccaagctGGGACGGGTCGAGTTCCAATGGGTCGAGCTGTGAAGGATCGAGCTCTGATGGGTCAAGTTGGTCGAGTCCGCCTTCGGCGAGTTGACCCTCCAATGCGGACAGGTCAATGTTAGCCAGGTCAAGAGAGTCGTCCATCTGCAGGCCCATGTCGACGTCTAAGGAGACCTCAGGATCGATTTCCATGGCCGTCACGGGGGTTGGGACGTCCGTCTCAGTGTG is part of the Cutaneotrichosporon cavernicola HIS019 DNA, chromosome: 7a genome and encodes:
- a CDS encoding uncharacterized protein (Fungal specific transcription factor domain), with product MDQRGARPPMQLPGQPARPPAPQFVQGDYAHRLAPSYSNWQGQAAYNPQMFIPGAGYDVQAAVAAAQHMTPARPPQQARSERFDPTAMPPPGGQYPMGAFPWPRQDVSPTGTREHNGSRPNTSDGQLLSPIQVKSERDEMAPSVPAEEPEPKVDHRKRKRNRTIRSCVPCHNHKRKCDRRRPCGRCTALGLTGSCVYEVDEARDPNDPEVIETDRLRRRIAELEQVVRELRQRHPPRNQTQAQQQATVNTTNMGSIAGPATADDKRRVIVDRFAKFKLGEVGAGTAWSANTPTASDASPESTVSLNRPHYAEPYNAASLPGEDLVSDKQGSKTFLGAPAGKPLFRRLREIVIGKGKDHAEIPEDLAFTGWFSTRKTFPFTTIWSHDNFIDEILGLLPSPEDAELLLEAFVDEIAVLFEAWVLPDLCASFRHFFTLSSTEKRSHPLQELSLFIMICSLGCMIRSSASEIFGDGKPSPPHTGRAAGDKDLTTSRLQSELYLSAAYQALRLCSFLSSPTIHTVQSQILINVYLLHSERAADAWALTGSLVRQVIALGLHVDPAHLDPRISQKEAEIRRRVFWTVAGLDCLLGVSFGRPTIINYYTCAVPQDIEDEVLSEEPGSAVALTPPTNALNPNTTEQTFHAAYFQISLPSLELLNRVFHVSPLVARETFMGWFQPTVADHPVPPPTVVGNTYEDAIRLGRDIFDWYSHVPEGMRFDPEDPDLLNLRQRTRMRINQTLALAVKTFILVLILHRPYLRADPSAYPESAQLCGRSAHIILSAYSAMARTKSSIVWSWWTMSYRAFHAGTVCAFLAIREPGTDLAERCLSDLRSAITIFDDRSSNWNVSHPVQGDLSAGLHRLETLATAATQQHSPRPEHSHHPDAPIFPNFAGDPSVLSFPHELTQASDHELLLGVDERAGDVQRRPSAPFLQPWTLTQPGPDAGMTSPFTTEPLALPQIWASMFNIKMDPDVDDVHGMPHLMSHPQANTAQ
- the GCN5 gene encoding uncharacterized protein (Acetyltransferase (GNAT) domain), with protein sequence MPRGRGRPRKEVTPPPEDEGASSPSSSSLSSPVKSHTETDVPTPVTAMEIDPEVSLDVDMGLQMDDSLDLANIDLSALEGQLAEGGLDQLDPSELDPSQLDPLELDPSQLGDALTEHMGSDLPEVDLATLGDLDNVDLTQMLGDLDEQEKETAEGDAGTVERVAEGDAEDAEDEEAAEDEVDDEDEDEEDDDDDEEEEEDEEEEEEDEEEEDDEEEEDEDEDEEEDDDDADETKAAVPATTALPSGTTFRYPPAPKDTTKIPERERKFKMARFLPCTADGCDCSGLEPPSGSNVVLDTGEDVEMGDADDEPAAAWRTEEGWWRQCGACSHGWEESGHVFSEDVNHPERRRREKVAGRIEEMLEEENCLTTFPTPHIEATESLRRQLSEFAKPQPAGKHPAGKNPVSRLGGFDSMENGTPFSEDGEDGRPRKRMRTSASGSRSPEKPGREGPANGEANGKGVGKQPSRAGKKKGGKGTTARTIGSISGPSGGGGLEGSDDDDDTPLAARRPELDDRERRRRAEAKEKERQREDQAIARAAGDEGDEEQAHVDVNMWRNWELPILPLRPAALEQTNNEIRMMVASSRAPDEVQWILLVGAKNLFMKQLPKMPREYIARLVLDPNHITLAIVKYGYRVVGGICYRPFERQGFAEIVFCAVDSSEQVKGYGSHVMNALKDHVRKNHPTIDTFLTYADNYAVGYFKKQGFKKEITYPRKQWVGYIKDYEGGTIMQCTMLPKVVYAEVNQMLADQKAAVAAKIRQISQSHVIRPGLKVFKDAKPGSLTLPKEDIPGLAESGWNPDLDEIMRQPKRNPYFAVMQQILNDLQNDPSSWPFVKPVDSSVVVDYYNVITNPMDLSKMEHKLENNHYNSMDDFVADARLIFANCRQYNGDKNQYANLANKLEKQLDRIVKKRMTQ